Proteins from a single region of Sneathiella aquimaris:
- a CDS encoding carbohydrate ABC transporter permease translates to MTKTANMKWLVPTIYITFLMLPIYWLVNMSFKTNQEILSTFTLFPEDFTFRNYEVILTDPSWYNGYINSMIYVGLNTVIAVAVALPAAYAFSRYKFLGDKHLFFWLLTNRMAPPAVFALPFFQLYSAFGLIDTHIAVALAHCLFNVPLAVWILEGFMSGVPKEIDETAYIDGYSFPRFFVKIFMPLTASGIGVAAFFCFMFSWVELLLARTLTVTDAKPITATMTRTVSASGLDWGVLAAAGVLTIIPGALVIYFVRNYIAKGFALGRV, encoded by the coding sequence ATGACTAAGACTGCAAACATGAAGTGGCTCGTGCCAACAATCTACATCACGTTCCTGATGTTACCGATCTATTGGCTTGTTAATATGAGCTTTAAGACAAATCAGGAAATTCTGTCGACTTTTACATTGTTCCCAGAGGATTTCACCTTCCGGAACTATGAAGTCATCCTGACCGATCCAAGCTGGTATAATGGCTATATCAACTCCATGATCTATGTGGGGTTGAATACGGTGATTGCGGTCGCTGTTGCGTTGCCGGCGGCCTATGCTTTTTCGCGTTATAAATTCCTGGGCGACAAGCATTTGTTTTTCTGGTTGCTGACCAACAGAATGGCTCCGCCAGCTGTTTTCGCCTTGCCCTTTTTTCAGCTGTATTCGGCCTTCGGGTTAATCGATACCCACATTGCAGTTGCACTGGCTCATTGCCTGTTTAACGTGCCGCTGGCGGTCTGGATCCTTGAAGGCTTCATGTCCGGCGTTCCTAAGGAAATTGACGAAACCGCCTATATTGATGGCTATTCATTTCCACGCTTTTTCGTCAAGATTTTCATGCCTCTTACTGCGTCAGGCATTGGTGTTGCGGCGTTCTTCTGCTTCATGTTCTCATGGGTTGAACTGTTGCTGGCAAGAACGCTGACAGTGACCGATGCGAAACCGATCACAGCAACGATGACACGGACAGTCTCGGCGTCAGGTTTGGATTGGGGCGTTTTGGCCGCTGCCGGTGTGTTGACAATCATTCCCGGTGCGCTGGTCATCTACTTTGTTCGAAACTATATCGCCAAGGGCTTTGCCCTGGGCCGCGTTTAG
- a CDS encoding SufE family protein, with protein sequence MSAPANSAAETIQDLKDAFMFLEEWTDRYGYLIDLGKKLPSFPEELRVDENLMEGCQSQVWLVSHMKEGRLQILAVSDAMIVSGLIGLLLSVYHNRTPEEILATDPAFLQELGLNQHLSPSRSNGLFSMVKTIMAAAKQHSA encoded by the coding sequence ATGTCAGCCCCAGCAAATAGTGCCGCCGAGACAATTCAGGACCTCAAAGATGCGTTTATGTTCCTGGAAGAATGGACGGATCGTTACGGATATTTGATTGATCTGGGAAAGAAACTTCCTTCTTTTCCAGAAGAATTGCGTGTTGATGAAAACCTGATGGAGGGGTGTCAATCACAGGTTTGGCTGGTATCACATATGAAAGAAGGACGCCTTCAGATCTTGGCGGTTAGCGATGCCATGATTGTAAGCGGGCTGATCGGACTTCTTCTCTCGGTTTATCACAATCGGACACCCGAAGAGATCTTGGCAACCGATCCCGCGTTTCTGCAGGAACTGGGATTAAACCAGCATCTATCGCCTTCACGGAGCAACGGTTTATTTTCAATGGTTAAAACCATTATGGCGGCAGCGAAACAACATTCGGCTTAA
- a CDS encoding carbohydrate ABC transporter permease, translating into MEKPINNKAWFLVAPVFFLVAISAIIPLMTVVNYSVQDTFGNNQFFWAGTEWFSEVLHSERFWDALGRNLAFSFTILAIEIPLGIMIALTMPKKGIWVPVCLVLMALPLLIPWNVVGTIWQVFGRADIGLLGYTLAALGIDYNYASNAVDAWVTIIVMDVWHWTSLVVLLSYAGLVSIPEAYYQAARIDGASKWKVFRYIQLPKMNRVLLIAVLLRFMDSFMIYTEPFVLTGGGPGNSTTFLSIDLVKMAIGQFDLGPAAAMSIVYFLIILLLSWVFYTVMTNYGSDAPEKGVQD; encoded by the coding sequence ATGGAAAAACCGATTAATAATAAAGCGTGGTTCCTTGTTGCTCCTGTTTTCTTTCTGGTGGCAATAAGTGCGATTATCCCGCTAATGACAGTGGTGAATTATTCCGTTCAGGATACGTTCGGGAATAACCAGTTCTTCTGGGCTGGAACTGAATGGTTTTCCGAGGTTCTTCATTCAGAACGGTTCTGGGATGCGCTGGGTCGCAATCTTGCTTTTTCTTTCACTATTCTGGCGATCGAAATTCCGCTAGGGATCATGATTGCCCTGACCATGCCCAAAAAAGGGATCTGGGTTCCGGTCTGCCTTGTTCTTATGGCGTTGCCACTTCTTATCCCGTGGAACGTTGTTGGAACCATCTGGCAGGTTTTTGGCCGGGCAGACATTGGCCTTCTGGGATATACCCTTGCCGCACTTGGAATTGATTACAATTATGCAAGTAATGCCGTTGACGCTTGGGTTACGATCATTGTGATGGATGTCTGGCATTGGACGAGTCTGGTTGTCTTACTGAGTTATGCCGGCCTGGTTTCGATTCCTGAGGCATATTATCAGGCGGCCCGCATTGATGGTGCGTCCAAATGGAAGGTCTTTCGTTACATCCAGTTGCCAAAGATGAACCGGGTGCTGCTGATCGCCGTTCTGCTGCGCTTCATGGACAGTTTCATGATTTATACCGAACCGTTTGTTTTGACAGGGGGCGGGCCAGGAAATTCCACGACCTTCCTCTCGATCGACTTGGTGAAAATGGCAATTGGTCAGTTTGATCTTGGTCCGGCGGCGGCCATGTCGATCGTCTACTTCCTGATCATCCTGCTTCTTTCGTGGGTGTTCTACACCGTGATGACCAACTATGGCTCAGACGCCCCTGAAAAAGGAGTGCAGGACTGA
- a CDS encoding ABC transporter ATP-binding protein: protein MARITLDKLAHSYLPNPKSENDFALKEIDHVWDDGGAYALLGPSGCGKTTLLNIISGLLVPSKGNILFGDQNVTRLQPEQRNIAQVFQFPVVYDTMTVAENLAFPLLNRNVAKDEVSRRVAEMIEILDLGDKANRRAEGLTADDKQKISLGRGLVRYDVNAILFDEPLTVIDPHMKWQLRTKLKELHRQFEHTMIYVTHDQTEALTFADKVVVMYDGEVVQIGTPEELFDEPAHTFVGYFIGSPGMNVLPAEINGRTAQIKGHSIPLSKGYSDTSGVMELGIRPEFVAISADTDGLPVQVDAVEDIGRYKIVRGKVDGQAIDAVLPEGATVPAHLTVKFQTDKINIYKDSHLVRGEV, encoded by the coding sequence ATGGCGAGAATAACGCTTGATAAATTGGCTCATTCTTATTTGCCAAATCCAAAATCTGAAAATGATTTTGCGTTAAAAGAAATTGATCACGTCTGGGATGATGGTGGTGCCTATGCGTTGCTTGGCCCGTCTGGCTGCGGCAAGACGACTTTGCTAAATATCATTTCCGGTTTGTTAGTGCCATCAAAAGGCAACATTTTATTCGGTGATCAGAATGTAACGCGCTTGCAGCCGGAACAGCGCAATATTGCGCAGGTTTTCCAGTTCCCTGTTGTTTACGATACGATGACGGTTGCTGAAAATCTGGCCTTTCCACTCCTGAACCGGAATGTGGCTAAAGACGAAGTTTCGCGGCGGGTTGCTGAAATGATTGAAATCCTCGATCTCGGGGATAAAGCCAACCGACGGGCTGAAGGATTAACTGCTGACGATAAACAGAAAATCTCTTTGGGCCGGGGGCTGGTGCGCTATGACGTGAACGCAATCCTGTTCGACGAGCCTTTGACAGTTATCGATCCTCACATGAAGTGGCAGCTTCGAACAAAGCTGAAAGAGCTGCACCGTCAGTTTGAACATACGATGATCTATGTCACCCATGATCAGACTGAAGCGCTGACATTTGCTGACAAAGTTGTGGTTATGTATGACGGTGAAGTGGTTCAGATTGGTACCCCGGAAGAATTGTTCGATGAGCCAGCCCATACTTTCGTTGGTTATTTCATCGGCTCGCCAGGTATGAATGTTCTTCCGGCTGAGATCAATGGACGCACCGCTCAAATTAAGGGGCATTCAATTCCACTGTCGAAAGGGTATTCGGATACCAGCGGTGTGATGGAGTTGGGTATTCGGCCAGAATTTGTTGCAATTTCTGCAGACACTGACGGGCTTCCTGTGCAAGTGGATGCGGTGGAAGATATCGGCCGATACAAAATTGTCCGGGGCAAGGTCGACGGACAGGCAATTGATGCGGTGCTGCCTGAGGGGGCAACGGTTCCGGCCCATCTAACGGTCAAATTTCAAACCGATAAGATAAATATTTATAAAGATTCTCACCTTGTAAGAGGGGAGGTTTAA
- a CDS encoding DUF2160 domain-containing protein, translated as MNFAWMAWTMPTALFYGTIVFLLLAMAVWEYAKPGGSPRVGILRFETTRGDRLFLSLLGSAFIHLAWLGLVGPDLWWALGLSLLYAIGVFRWV; from the coding sequence ATGAATTTTGCATGGATGGCATGGACAATGCCGACGGCCCTGTTCTACGGAACGATTGTCTTTCTGCTTCTGGCGATGGCGGTTTGGGAATATGCGAAACCGGGTGGAAGCCCGCGGGTTGGTATTCTCCGCTTTGAAACGACACGAGGCGATCGTTTGTTTTTATCACTGCTCGGCAGTGCCTTTATTCACCTTGCTTGGTTGGGGCTCGTTGGCCCTGATCTTTGGTGGGCACTTGGATTATCTCTGCTTTACGCCATAGGCGTGTTTAGGTGGGTGTAG
- a CDS encoding ABC transporter ATP-binding protein: MLELKNVSKKVGTDYHIRDVSMTLEKGSLNVLLGPTLSGKTTLMRLMAGLDKPTDGDIRVAGKSVVGVPVQKRNVAMVYQQFINYPAMTVYENIASPMRIAGKDAAEIDRRVRHAADMMKLGDYLDRTPLNLSGGQQQRTALARALVKDAELVLLDEPLANLDYKLREELRIELPRVFAETGAIFVYATTEPHEALLLGGSTATLSEGRVTQFGQTISVHNRPVDLKTAQTFSDPPLNLLEMTKTEKGFSFDGQTVAVEGELAQLPDGTFMVGVRPHHMALAPEADGSMVVDATVATSEITGSESFIHAEKNGSRWVALTHGVHRVNTGDPIKLFLDPHSFFVFGHDGKLVAAPSDPEGA; encoded by the coding sequence ATGTTAGAATTGAAGAATGTCAGCAAGAAAGTGGGGACGGACTATCACATTCGTGATGTGTCCATGACACTTGAGAAGGGATCACTAAACGTTCTTCTCGGCCCCACTCTTTCGGGCAAAACGACCCTAATGCGATTGATGGCGGGACTGGACAAACCAACAGACGGTGACATCCGGGTTGCTGGAAAGTCCGTTGTCGGGGTTCCCGTGCAAAAACGCAATGTTGCGATGGTTTATCAGCAGTTTATCAATTATCCTGCGATGACTGTTTATGAGAATATCGCCTCTCCGATGCGTATCGCTGGTAAAGATGCGGCAGAAATTGATCGGCGGGTTCGTCATGCAGCAGATATGATGAAACTGGGCGACTATCTGGATAGAACCCCGCTTAATCTCTCGGGTGGGCAGCAACAGAGAACCGCACTGGCGCGTGCGTTGGTCAAAGATGCTGAACTGGTTCTGCTGGATGAGCCGCTGGCAAATCTGGACTATAAGTTGCGGGAAGAACTGCGGATTGAATTGCCGCGCGTTTTTGCAGAAACGGGTGCGATTTTTGTCTATGCGACAACCGAGCCGCACGAAGCCCTGCTTTTGGGTGGAAGTACTGCAACATTGTCTGAGGGCCGTGTTACACAGTTTGGGCAGACAATTTCCGTTCATAATCGCCCGGTCGATTTAAAAACCGCGCAGACTTTTTCTGATCCTCCTCTCAATCTTTTGGAAATGACCAAGACGGAAAAGGGCTTTTCCTTTGATGGACAAACCGTTGCTGTTGAAGGTGAATTGGCACAGTTGCCAGACGGTACCTTTATGGTCGGGGTCCGCCCTCACCATATGGCGCTGGCGCCAGAGGCTGACGGCTCCATGGTTGTTGATGCAACTGTTGCGACCTCGGAAATTACCGGATCCGAGAGTTTTATCCATGCGGAGAAAAATGGAAGTCGTTGGGTGGCTTTGACCCACGGCGTACACCGCGTGAACACGGGGGACCCGATAAAACTTTTCCTCGACCCGCATTCCTTCTTTGTATTCGGCCACGACGGTAAACTTGTCGCGGCCCCTTCTGATCCTGAAGGAGCGTAA
- a CDS encoding ABC transporter substrate-binding protein: MRNYLLATTTAVGLVFAVGSAHADMAAAEKFLKDEIKGLSSLSEAEQKAEMKWFVEASEAFKGMEIKVVSETIGTHEYEAKVLAPAFTAITGIKVTHDLIGEGDVVEKLQTQMQSGENIYDGYINDSDLIGTHWRYQQARNLTDWMSGEGKDVTSPSLDLKDFVGISFTTGPDGKLYQLPDQQFANLYWFRYDWFNDEKNKADFKAKYGYDLGVPVNWSAYEDIAEFFTGREIDGQKVYGHMDYGKKDPSLGWRFTDAWLSMAGNGDKGEPNGLPVDEWGIRVNEKSQPVGSCVARGGDTNGPASVYAIEKYIDWLTKYAPPEAAGMVFGEAGPVPAQGAIAQQMFWYTAFTADMVKDGIPVVNADGTPKWRMAPSPRGAYWEEGQKLGYQDAGSWTLMKSTPVDRAKAAWLYAQFVTSKTVDVKKSHVGLTFIRESTIQHESFTERAPKLGGLIEFYRSPARVQWSPTGTNVPDYPKLAQLWWQNIGDASSGAKTPQEAMDALCAAQEKVLARLERAGVQGDLGPKLNEEKDPGYWLSQPGAPKAKLANEKPKPVTVDYDELVKSWQK, encoded by the coding sequence ATGCGAAATTACTTACTTGCAACGACAACGGCTGTCGGGCTTGTCTTTGCTGTTGGATCTGCACATGCAGATATGGCAGCAGCAGAAAAGTTCCTGAAAGACGAAATCAAGGGTTTATCGTCACTTTCAGAAGCTGAACAAAAAGCAGAAATGAAATGGTTCGTAGAAGCTTCCGAAGCTTTCAAGGGCATGGAAATCAAGGTCGTTTCTGAAACAATCGGGACCCATGAATATGAAGCTAAGGTTCTCGCGCCTGCCTTCACTGCGATCACTGGCATTAAAGTAACACATGACCTCATCGGCGAAGGTGATGTTGTTGAAAAACTGCAAACACAGATGCAGTCCGGTGAGAATATCTATGACGGGTACATCAACGATTCCGATCTGATCGGAACGCATTGGCGTTATCAGCAGGCACGCAATCTGACAGACTGGATGTCTGGTGAAGGTAAAGACGTTACCTCTCCGTCACTTGACCTTAAGGACTTTGTGGGTATCTCTTTCACAACAGGTCCTGATGGAAAACTCTATCAGTTGCCAGATCAGCAGTTCGCAAACCTTTACTGGTTCCGGTATGACTGGTTTAACGACGAAAAGAACAAAGCCGACTTTAAAGCGAAATACGGCTACGATCTTGGCGTTCCTGTAAACTGGTCTGCGTATGAAGACATCGCGGAATTCTTTACGGGCCGCGAAATTGATGGTCAAAAAGTATATGGCCACATGGACTATGGTAAAAAAGATCCATCTTTGGGTTGGCGCTTCACGGATGCATGGCTTTCAATGGCTGGCAACGGCGACAAAGGGGAGCCAAATGGTCTTCCAGTTGATGAATGGGGTATTCGGGTTAACGAAAAAAGCCAGCCTGTTGGTTCTTGCGTTGCCCGTGGTGGTGATACAAACGGACCAGCATCTGTCTACGCCATTGAAAAATACATCGATTGGTTGACGAAATATGCGCCACCTGAAGCCGCTGGTATGGTCTTCGGTGAAGCCGGCCCGGTTCCAGCACAGGGTGCAATTGCACAGCAGATGTTCTGGTATACAGCCTTTACCGCCGACATGGTTAAAGATGGTATTCCAGTTGTAAACGCTGACGGAACACCAAAATGGCGGATGGCGCCTTCACCACGTGGTGCGTATTGGGAAGAAGGCCAGAAGCTTGGTTATCAGGATGCCGGTTCTTGGACACTGATGAAATCAACACCTGTTGATCGTGCAAAAGCAGCTTGGCTGTATGCTCAGTTCGTAACGTCCAAAACAGTTGACGTGAAGAAATCTCATGTTGGTTTGACATTCATTCGCGAGTCTACCATTCAGCATGAAAGCTTTACAGAACGGGCTCCTAAACTGGGTGGTTTGATCGAATTCTATCGTTCACCTGCTCGTGTTCAGTGGTCGCCAACGGGTACCAATGTTCCTGATTATCCAAAACTTGCACAGTTGTGGTGGCAGAATATTGGTGACGCGTCTTCAGGTGCAAAAACACCTCAGGAAGCAATGGATGCTCTTTGTGCAGCACAGGAAAAGGTTCTTGCCCGTCTGGAACGCGCCGGCGTTCAGGGTGACCTCGGTCCTAAACTGAATGAAGAAAAAGATCCTGGTTACTGGCTCAGCCAGCCAGGTGCGCCAAAAGCGAAACTGGCCAATGAAAAACCAAAACCGGTAACCGTCGATTATGACGAGCTGGTAAAAAGCTGGCAGAAATAA